The genomic region AAACAAATGCAGACGCGTTTACTTTGCTTTCAATGCGAATCTGGATTCGTGTTGAGTCTCCGCTGTCCGCCGGGAGAGGAGCCGGTCGCGGCGGATCTCTGCGCTCGCAGCAGCAGCGACCCCTCCCCGGCTGGAAGTAGCAACGCCCAGGCGTGACGTCGGCGTTTCGTTGTCGTTGAAAAGCTGTCGCGCTTCTTCATAGTGCCATTGAAGTGAGTCATCTCTAGGAAGTGGGGTGAAAAGGGAAAGAAAAAAAGTTCGAAGTGTTCCGTGAGCAGCAGAGGTCTCGGAGTTCGAGAAGACGGGAAAGCGGCGGAAAATATTCAAACGATTCAAAACAGACTCGAGTTTTTAAAGCCAGCGATCACCTGCGTGAGTCACTCTGACTTCTGGATCCGAAGGTGCGCTGCTGACCCTAACTTCAAGTTTGCGCACCAGAGACGATCTTTACTAGTGCCGTCTGGGATCAGAACCATAAAAGCACAACGTCTTTACGCACAGGGCTGCTACAAAACACAACTCGTAACGTACATCATCATGTTTTAGGGCAGAATTGCACTTTTCCACCAATCTTTCTTATTTCTTCTTGGATATTTTAATTAAAAACGTCTGAAATCAAAGGAATTTTCTCGTTGGTGCCTTTTCGTTGCGAGGAATTTCacgatttaaaacagaaaaggctccAGAGCTCAAGCGGTCTACGGAAACCTTCCTCCGTCCCGGATCATGTACCAGGACTACTCCGGAAACTACGACACCTCCTCCCGCGGCAGCAGCACCTCTCCGGCCCAGCCAGAGTCCTTCACAAGCGGCAGCAGCACGATCGGAAGTCCGATCTCTACCTCAAACTACCAGGTAACGCAAACATGGCTGCTCTAGGTGCGCAGCCTCTTGGGAAATGTGTTTAAATTGTGTTTCAGTGGCTCGCCACTTCCCAACATAGGGAGTTCATTTATGCTCGGATTTCACGTTGAGTTTCTGTCACACAGCTTGTTTGTGTGGCTGATGTGGAAAATGTCGCCGATGCGCGTGGAAGTGACGAAAAATGTGGATTTTACGCACCCAAATGAACCATTTATCCACAAGAATCAAACGGGTTGTTGGTCAAATGCATCCGTTTGTGTGTTTTGTTCGCAAATCTGTGCAGAAAAAAACGCAACATGAAATTCTGTGCATCTGATATCCAGATGTGAGAATGTTTCTGTCGCTCTGGTGCGTTTGCGGCACATTCGTGCTCTTTTTTCGATTGCGACCATTTTAGTCTTGCGTGCAAGGATAAACATCCTGAAGATAATTCACCTCCACACCTCACGGGCTGTACCAAGCAGGAGACGCAGCTCAGCCTGGAAGCAACAGGCGGGATCAGCCCAGACCAGCAGTGGGCTCAAACGAAAGCTGGCGGATATGTTTACGTTATTGATGCTGAAACATCCGGTCACGGGCTGGATGGATGGTCTGATTCGACCAGACAGCTCTCGGGCCGTGCATGGCACATTTCCTCCAGCGGGAAGCGCGCGCTTAGACCCACAACAGCGCCATCAAAAGCCCACACTTCCTTACTGAGGAAATGCCAGCTTGGTGAACCAAACCCTCCACTTCACAGGGAGTGTTGGAACGTGACGAGTGTTTATTCCCAAAAGTAGGATCTGAATCCGGGAACATGCCGTTTCCCCACGCCCCAGTCTTGGTACATTCTCTGGAAACGCGTCAGGCGCGCGCTGCATTACTGTAAACGACTTTTGGCCCGAACCTTCGGTTCTGTGTAATCATTCACTCAGAGCTCATGACTGCGCGCCGGAACAGGACACCCCCCATCCCGAAACAACACTTTATTACACCTGCAGGAATGCTATCACGCTCAAAGTGTTTAGGAATATTCACAACTCCCAGATCCTTCTCCAGAACGCGTTTGGGTAATTCTTCTGCTCCTCATATCCATTAACTGTCCCAGCTCGCGGCCGCCTCCTCATGATTGGAACCGAGAGAGATTCACGTGCTGAACGAATCCTGAACACAATGAGTCACCAGATAAACAAAGTTCCAGCAGACCGCCGGGATATCCGACGGAAAGTCGGGAATTACGCGCAAGGACGTGCGTACATTTGGAACGTGCGTGTGTTTGATTGTGCTCAAAACACAAAGTTTATTCATTTAATTTAGCCTCAGATCAACTATAAACCACAGTTTAACCTGACTGTAGGGAAAGTTTCACATATGTTCTTTAGAAAAGTCAAAAGTGAGCAGAAGGGTACAGATTTGGGTTGAAAGGAGAGGTTCTCCAGTCCAGGCCACTGGTTCCGGGCCTGTTGTAGTGAAATGAGATGAAGTGGACACCTTGGGCTTTCCCACATGATTCACAGCATGTGTCATTGTCCCTCTCCAGGGGTTCCAGTCCATGACGATTGAATCATTACTATAAAATGTGGGAAATGTGTGAATGTGGTAATGGTGGGTGGCGGTGGAGGTGACACTGAGTTTGAGCTGTGAGCTACACAGACACTAAGATGCTTATGGGATTAAATAGCGTCCTTTAGCTGCTCACCAGTTCCCCAGTTTTGGATCATTCCCCCCTCCACTGTGCATCCACGCCCCCTTTTTCCTGTTTCTCATCAGCTGCTTGTGTCTGTTCTTGCAGAAGTACAGGGTTGACATGCCCGGCTCCAACAGTGCCTTCATCCCAACGATAAATGCAATCACAACCAGCCAAGACCTGCAGTGGATGGTGCAGCCGACCGTCATCACCTCCATGTCCAACCCCTACTCCCGCTCGCATCCGTACAGCCATCACCTGACCAACGGGCCGGGGCTGCTGGCCCACAACGCCCTGGCTCGGCCCGGGGTCATCCGCTCCATCGGCGACGCCAGAGGTCGCCGCAAAAGGGACGAGCAGGTGAGAGACGCCCGAAAGTTTTCACACGGATGTCAGACGTCTTATTTAAAATAACGCCTCTGTTGTTCTGCGCAGCTCTCCccagaggaagaggagaagagacGAGTGAGGCGTGAGAGGAACAAGTTGGCCGCAGCCAAATGCCGCAACCGCCGGCGAGAGCTGACAGAAATGCTGCAAGGGGTGAGTTTAGAACCTGGAACCAGAACCTTTCTGTCTTCTACACCACGTTCAGTCATTTCCTAACAGAACGAGCTGAATTTAAGCAACACGAGGCTCAAAAGGCAGATTTGTGCTGAAAGTCTGAGCTCCACTCTTGCTTTTACAACCCGGTTTGACTCTTAAGTGCGAGGTCTGAGCGAGGAGCTGACAGGTGCTGAAAAGCTTTTTGTCTCGGCCAGCTGCAGACAGAGGTCGGGCTGTCTCACGGCTCACAGACAGCAAAGGCATCTAAATGGGCTAATTAGTGGAATTACTGTGAGGTTTGAGCTTGTCTGGTCATAAAGAACAAAAAAACTGGAACGGAATGTGCTGTAGGCAGCCGTCTGCATGAAAACAGGGTGTTTCGTGAAGGAGGACGCCGCTGGTGGAGACGCTCTGCGTCTAAGATCTCCACTTCCATCCTTCCTAACATCAAAATCCGGAAGAGGAGCAGAAATTTCAGGAGAAACTCGGCTTCAGTGTTTACTTTTCCCTGGACTGATCCCAGTCGACGCTTACGTCACACCTCTTTGCTCCTGTTGAACAACTTCCTCGTACCTTTGCCCTTGAGTCAAAGTTCTCAGACAGCACGTCGGCTTTATCTCACTTGATTGGACGACGCGCTGCAGAAGTGCATCTAATTCCTCCTCCAACACACAAACAGTCATCCGGCAAACTCGGGCTGCAGGGTGACATGCTGGGCGGGGTGAGACGCCAGCAAACCCTGCCCTCTGTGGGATCTCTGGGGAGTCGCAGACAGTCTGCTGCTCGTTTCatcagatttaaaaacaaaaagttcaAATAAAAACTGGCGGCAGCAGATTATTCATCTCATTTTTTATAAAAGTGTTGAAATCTGGAGCTAGAACGCCTCTGAAACACGCAGAATGAGTCACAGAGGAGAAAACATCTTCGATGTTCTGGAGAGCCTTCAGAACACGTCTTAGTCCGTTTATCTAAACGAGCTTTAATGCAGGAAAGCTGATGAATAAAACTCAGAAAGATTTCTTTTAAAAATGCAGAAAAGTTTAATAATCAGCCTCGTGGACGAAGAAATCGGGTTAAAAACGAATAAATGTAAAATTTCTGTATAACAAAAATGAAGATTTTCTTattaaaacatagaaatcacttGTTTTATGAGACGTTACGATCTGAGGCACCATTctagtctttagatttaaaaatcTCTTTAAAATTTCTGCATTGTTTACgttctgtttgtttttaattcatctttattttctttttttgtgctttttattccAGATTTGGCTGATTTCTAGTTTTTTACAGACTGCTCTCTTCCCGAGCGCCCCTCGAGCTCACGTGTTGTTTTTACCcaacaggagacggagaagctggaggaggagaaggcggacctgcagaaggagatcgAGAGCCTCCAGAAGGAGAAAGACAAGCTGGAGTTCATGCTGGTGGCCCACAATCCCGTGTGCAAGCTGCCCATGGATGAGCGCCACCAGCCGCAGCAGTGCGCCCCCCTGCCGCTCACCATGCGCCCCAACATGAGCTCACGGGCTCATCTGAGCCAGGTGGTGGTGAAGCAGGAGCCCGAGGACATGGAGGAGGACAAGGTGGGCAAACCTCAGCGCTCCGTCATCAAGCCCATCTGCCTGGGGGGCGGCGGCATCAGCGGCGGGATGTACTGCCCGGACGGAGATAGCCTGAACACGCCGGTGGTGGTGGCGTCCACTCCAGCTGCCACGCCGAACGCCCCCAACCTCATTTTCACCTACCCCAACATGATGGAGCCCGAGAGCCCGTCGCCCTCCTCCGAGTCCTGCTCCAAGGCTCACcggcgcagcagcagcagcggcgacCAGTCGTCCGACTCCCTCAACTCGCCCACGCTGCTGGCGCTTTGAGCTTTTTGGGGCAAACGCCAACACTGTGGCCGAAccctgccccccacccccccacccaccccagtgTCTTAGAGCACATGTTAAAGTCCAGACAGTGTGAGCCGAGGGGACGGGGACCCACAAGGGCTATGCCGCGCTCCCGCTCCTCGAAAAGACATCAACCACTTCTACTCCAGAGTGTCGACCTGTCCACCGCCGCGTCTGCAGAAAGACGGCGCCGGTGCGACCGAAGCCAGAGAACCTCCTAATATATAAAGaatatataataatatatatttttgaaAGCATGGAAGCAAAGCCATGTGGCTCAACGACACTTGCACTCTGCCGAGACCAATCGGACGGTAAACGACGGAGCGAGGCCGGCGCCGTTCCGGGATTTCCGAGGAGAGACTTTGGATGAGGCGGGAGCGCGCTCCTGCTGCGACCTCCATCATCTCGTTGTATTTATGGCCCGTGCTGGTTGTCCTCTCCTTTTTAAACCTGCCTGTAGAAAAGCAGCGTGCTCGTCTGCCGGGCGCCGCCTCCGCGTCGCTCGCCGTCGAGCCGGTCGGCGACCAGCTCCTCAGTACTTTCTGTTTTTGCCGTAGTGGCTTGAATTTACGGTAGTCTTGTGTTCTTTTCCCAAGTGATTCgacgtttttgttttttgtttggacAAAGTGTACGTGATTTACATGGATGTCAGGGATTCCCTCTCCTGTGTTCAGTGGAAACTCGTCGTGACGAGTGTTTGCAGGACTGCTGGCTGTTTCAGGTGGTACTTTTTTGATTGCATTGCCTCGCTGCGTCGTCTTTTTGCTCAGACATTTCATAAAGTTTGGACACATCCCTCCTCCTGCTTTGTTCCCTGAGCAAACTctgttatttttttgtatttcccCCTGCCTCTCACAGGCAGATCAGGTTTCTAAGAGCCACAAACAGCTTTTCTACGCCGGTGTTTCGTCAGTCTTTGTCTAAAACGGAGGGATTTTGGCCAAACTTGAAAACAGCCACGTTGGTCCAGACTGCCGCCAGCTGCCAAATGATGTCAACCCTGTTTCTACGGTGTTTGTAAATCTGTCACTTTTAGTAAAGAAATGATGTTTAACTTCTGCTCAGATGTGCTGATCTCTGGGTGCACGAGGTACCGACCGGATCCTAGCCAGCGCTTTTTAGACGAAGGGACGAAGAAGACTTTTTCTGCAGCTGGCCTGACGTGAAAGAGTGAACACTTTAGGGAACTTATCGGCTGTTGTTTGTATTTTTTAAGGAGGTTAAAACGAAGCGCACTGAAACAGACGGAGCAGCCATACCGGAGATTCTTTGTTTACTCGAGAGAAAGAGTCCAACTTCAGGGGTTTTTAACGGAAGCCGCCATCTTTGATTGAACCTTTTTTAAACGTTTCACGTTGCGTCGGATGCAGAAACCACATTGTGCAAGCTGCTGATACTTGTTTAAAAGGAACAGGTGGGCTGTTTTTGATTTGACGTGACTCCGTGTTTAATATTGTGACACGTCGAGGGGAGCCGTTATTCCAGCGTTGAGAGATGAGAGGAAAACCAAAACCATCTGTTTGTCGGAGCGTTTTAACGCCCCTGGACGCTCGTAGAAAAGCCGTCGACGGTAGATCATCTACCGTACGTGTCATCAGCCGTCTGTCGCCCGTTCAGCTACTGTTTCTTCTTTTTCCCAAATGCTTTACCTGTTTAAAATGATTCAAAACGAATAAAAACAGCAATATGTATAGCAGTGTTTGTTAATTTAAAAAcagtaataataaaataattttcAAGTTGGAGAaagtattttttgtttttattgttctaaaaaatcacaaagaaagtttaattttattttattgttgatgATTTTTTTCTACACTGTAAAACATTTTGTGTTTCGGTTCATTTATCTTCAGAACTTCAGAGCTTTATTAACAAATGATAGatggaaacattattt from Nothobranchius furzeri strain GRZ-AD chromosome 18, NfurGRZ-RIMD1, whole genome shotgun sequence harbors:
- the fosl2 gene encoding fos-related antigen 2, with product MYQDYSGNYDTSSRGSSTSPAQPESFTSGSSTIGSPISTSNYQKYRVDMPGSNSAFIPTINAITTSQDLQWMVQPTVITSMSNPYSRSHPYSHHLTNGPGLLAHNALARPGVIRSIGDARGRRKRDEQLSPEEEEKRRVRRERNKLAAAKCRNRRRELTEMLQGETEKLEEEKADLQKEIESLQKEKDKLEFMLVAHNPVCKLPMDERHQPQQCAPLPLTMRPNMSSRAHLSQVVVKQEPEDMEEDKVGKPQRSVIKPICLGGGGISGGMYCPDGDSLNTPVVVASTPAATPNAPNLIFTYPNMMEPESPSPSSESCSKAHRRSSSSGDQSSDSLNSPTLLAL